A stretch of the Arthrobacter stackebrandtii genome encodes the following:
- the gcvT gene encoding glycine cleavage system aminomethyltransferase GcvT, translating into MSENSAELLQGPLHQWHVDHGAKMAEFGGWLMPLQYDGGGVVAEHTAVRTAVGLFDVSHLGKAEIRGAGAVAFANSCLSNDLGRIAPGSAQYTLALTEEGTVTDDLIAYLRSDEDLFLIPNAANTTAVVAALEDARASAGASVEIENLHRKFGVFAVQGPAANAVMAAVGLPQPSDYMSFVDATVSIGGQDIALTVCRTGYTGEIGYEVVPAWADTAVVWAALAEAVEQAGGRPAGLGARDTLRTEMGYALHGHELSTEITAVEAGVGWAVGWKKDAFWGKEALTRQKADGAPRKSVGLLATDRGVPRADVDVLDADGAVVGRTTSGTFSPTLGNGVALALVDPAVQLGDALALDIRGRRLGVTVVKPPFVQVNVKA; encoded by the coding sequence ATGAGTGAAAATAGCGCAGAACTTCTGCAAGGACCGCTGCACCAGTGGCATGTCGACCATGGTGCAAAGATGGCTGAATTTGGCGGCTGGCTGATGCCGCTGCAGTACGACGGCGGCGGCGTGGTCGCCGAGCACACGGCAGTTCGCACCGCCGTGGGCCTGTTTGACGTCTCGCACCTGGGCAAGGCTGAAATTCGCGGCGCCGGTGCCGTGGCGTTCGCCAACAGCTGCCTCTCCAACGATCTTGGCCGCATCGCCCCCGGCAGCGCCCAGTACACGCTCGCCCTGACGGAGGAAGGCACGGTCACCGACGACCTCATCGCCTACCTGCGCTCTGACGAGGACCTGTTCCTGATCCCGAACGCCGCCAACACCACCGCCGTTGTCGCAGCGCTCGAGGACGCACGGGCATCCGCCGGTGCGTCAGTGGAAATTGAGAACCTGCACCGGAAGTTCGGCGTATTCGCCGTCCAGGGCCCGGCGGCCAACGCCGTAATGGCGGCCGTGGGCCTGCCGCAGCCCTCCGATTACATGTCCTTCGTGGACGCCACCGTGAGCATTGGCGGGCAGGACATCGCCCTGACCGTCTGCCGCACCGGCTACACCGGCGAGATCGGCTACGAGGTTGTTCCTGCCTGGGCAGACACGGCCGTGGTCTGGGCCGCCCTGGCCGAAGCCGTGGAGCAGGCCGGGGGCCGCCCCGCCGGCCTCGGCGCCCGCGACACCCTGCGCACCGAAATGGGCTACGCCCTCCACGGCCACGAGCTCTCCACGGAGATCACCGCCGTCGAGGCCGGAGTGGGCTGGGCAGTGGGCTGGAAGAAGGACGCATTCTGGGGCAAGGAGGCGCTCACCCGGCAGAAGGCCGACGGCGCACCACGCAAGTCCGTCGGGCTGCTTGCAACCGACCGCGGCGTGCCGCGCGCTGACGTCGACGTGCTCGATGCCGACGGCGCCGTTGTGGGCCGCACCACCTCCGGCACCTTCTCACCCACCTTGGGCAACGGTGTGGCTCTGGCCCTGGTGGACCCGGCTGTCCAGCTTGGCGATGCACTGGCCCTGGACATTCGCGGCCGCCGGCTCGGCGTCACGGTGGTCAAGCCCCCGTTCGTGCAGGTCAACGTCAAGGCGTAG